CCTCTTGAGCTGTGCAAAAAGGACTTCTCAGGATTTTGACAAATACCATTTGCCATCTGTTCACTGGCCACAGGCAGACTTCAGTCCTCTGGGACAACATCTGTCTGAGGGAAACAGAGAAATACATCAACGAGGCTTTTAGGGACATCACAACTCCCTCATCCCCAGTCCAGCAGCTCTCGAGCTACAGAGGAGGGAAATCCCGTAGGCAAAAGGCATCCAGATTAAGGAAAGGGGTGATGGGTCCTCAGCCCACCATTGACCATGGCAGGGATCCTACACAGGAACAGGCAGTGCTGATGGATTTTTTAACAGGCTTTTTGGATCCTAAAATGTGTGATGGCAAGCAGCCCCCGAGGTGGGGGACACACAGGcacagggggacacggggaaCCCACGCCGGGCACGGGGCCCTCCTGTCCCCACTCCCGCAGAGCCGCGCCCTGTCCCAGCGGAGGAAGGACATGAGCCCACAGCACTGTCTCGGCTGTGCCGGGGAAAGGGCGCTGTCGTTGCCTTGGGAACGAGCCAAGGTGACCCAACCCAGGTTTTGGGCTCTGTGGCCGCCTAAAGAAACAAGGCAAGGCAGCTCAATCCAGTTTTTGGGCCCTTTGGCCACTCTAACTAACAAGTTGTAAAGCTTTCCTCATGAATATGTATAGCCCTGGCCAGTTCATCTACCATCTTCAGCCATGGCTGGCATTTATTTGGAGCTCTCCCCCTGCAGCTGGCACTGTAGTCCAGCTCTGTGATAAAGTGCTGCCTGCTTCCTAATGCTCTAGTGCTGTTAAGGAGCTTTATTCCTGAATTTCCATGACAGCTACACCTCCACTGTCCTCTATCCTGGAGCAGGGTCATGACTAGGGCCGCTGCAgggcccttccctgcccagagctggcTGTACACGAGCACACAACAATCCCACGCTGTTCCCTACATGCTGCATGTCAGTCTAAACAGTGCAGCTTTTCCTTAATTTTCCTGAAATTCAACTGGAATAGGTTTTCATGTTTGGAACAGATTGCTGAGTCAtgtcccccttttttttcctggcccAGCTCATTAGGTACATTCCCTGTCAAAAACCGGAGGAAAAAATAGTAACGAACACAAATGTACTGTTTGGATTTTATCTGTGGTTTTGTGGGGGTTCCTGTGTCCTGCCCGGGCCAACTCACACTGACAGTTCAGTGGCACAGCAAAGCCAGGCTTATTCCCTGCTCCACAATGCAAGAAGAAACCAAGAGCTGAGTGCGAGTTGCCTTGAAACAGAACCAGAGTCTGACATGGCAGAGGAGGAATTGGCTTAGCTGTAACTCAAGTCTTAAACTGAACAAAAGAACAATAAAGGGCTCTCTTCTTTCCTGGAAGAGGGTATGTTTCAGTGATTAAAGGGGCTCCAGAAGGGCTGGACaaggactttggacaagggccttGAGTGACAGAAGGGGCAAaagcttcccactgccagagggcaaggttggatgggatattgggaagaaattcttccctttgagggtggtgaggcactggcacaggtggCCCAGAGAAAagtgtggctgctccatccctgcaagtgttcaaggccaggttggactgggcttggagcaacctgggctagtggaaggtgtcatTATTCTTGTGgctggcaggggttggaatgagatgagcattaaggtcccttccagcccaaaccttTCCATGGCTCTATGACCTCATGACTCTATGACCTCATGTCTCCATGGCTCTGTGACCCACTGTGTcctggggtggggtggggcCGTTGCCTGGCAACGGGAGCTGTGATGAAGAGGGGCACGTGCAGCGCAGGCCCCAGTCCTTCGAGGGCcgaggaaggaggaaggagcctTCTGGCGACTGACCCGCTTCCTCATCGCTTTGGCTGATCCGTTTGATCAGGCTACTTGCTTTATCATTTTATCAACCCCTTTGCTTATCCCTGTTACCACTCCTATTGGTCTCCCCTTTTATCATCCCTATAGGTCACCCCTTTAAGAATCCCTCTAGGTCATCCCTTTTAACATCCCAATAAGTCATCCCTTTTAGAATCCCAATAGGTCATCCCTTTTAGAGTCCCTATAGGTCAACCCCTTTAGAATCCCTATAAGGCATCCCTTTTAGAACCCCTATAAGGCATCCCTTTTAGAATCCCTCTAGGTTCTACATTTTAACATTCCAATAAGTAATCCCTTTTAGAATCTCTATAGCCCTGTTATCATCCCTGTAGGTTATACAGTTTATCAACCCTATAGGTTATAGAGTTTATCATCCCTATAGGTTATAGAGTTTATCATCCCTATAGGTCATCCCAGTTATCATCCCCATAGGTCATATGTTTTAAAATCCCTATAGATCATCCCTATAGGGCCTCCCTCTTATCATCCCTGTAGTACATACAGTATAAAACCCCTATTGATCATCCCTTGTATCATCCCTATAGGTCATACATTTTATAATCCCTATAGGTCATCCCTTTTATCATCCCTATAGGGCATCCCTTATATCATCCCTATAGGGCATagattttaaaatctctgttggtCAGTTTGTTTGCCATCACTTTTACACATCCCTGGCAGATCCTGTCTGGGCagaaaggcttttatttttgcagacaTGGCGACTCCCTTGGACActctcagcctctcccagctgctggatCTCGCCATCGGGATGCCCCAAAATGGAGCCGTCCACTTTGCGGCCCTGAGGAAACTGCTGCAGGCCGTGCTGGGGCACCTGGACGTGCAGTACCTGACAGCCCAGGAGCCGTGGACGGGCGAGCTGAGTGGCCCCTCACTGGCTGAGTTGGCCATGGGCATGAAGGACATGAAGCAGGAGATAGAATCCTGCAGGAAACTCATATCTGAGGTAGTGGCTCTTCCCAGAGCCCCTGGTGCTCCCCCACCAGtcagtccctccccacttcCTCAGCAGTGCTTGACTCTGCCCTCACTGCCCAGGCAGCGCTTGGGCCGCTGGCAGAGCTTCCTGGCCCTTGGGATGGGCTTCAGTGCTCTGGCACAGAGCCGGGCTCGGGCAGGCGGCACTGGGGCTCTCCCTGCTGACCCTGCCTGTGGCatgggctccccagggcagggctgggggtctTGGGGGACttgctgccctggggctcacccccaaGAACCCTTTTTTCTAGACCGTGTCTCAGGAGATTGGTGAGATAAAGGCTGAACATTCCCGTGTGTCAGAGGACATCAGGAAGATCCAGGAGGCACAGGTCTTGTGCAGACCACAGTGGGGGTGAAGGTCGTGTTCCCCAGGGACACTCCCCAGGGGCTCATCTCTGACACCCCTTTCTCCTAGGCCATGGCTGCCTCCAAGCATCTCCAGGAGATTGACAAGTTAAAGGCTGCACAGTCCCGCATGGCAGAGGACATGAAGAAGGTCCAGGAGGAGCGTGACCAGGTGAACTGCTGCCATCAGACACTTGTGGCTCtgaggcagcagccagtggcCTCGGCTGTGCCGGCCGCAGGCtcagcagccctggccctgctggatGCATGGAGAGTGCTGCCCGCAgtgccctgccagcctggctgagccTGACCTGcactgtcccctgtgctgggcacaccACGGCAGGGGGAAGGTCCTGCAGGTCCCCAGGGACCCTCCCCTGGGACTCACCCCCACCACCCCTCTCTCCTAGGCCATGGCTGAGTGCCAGGATCTCCGTGAGGAGATTGACAGGATAAAGGCAACACTATCCTTCATGGAAGAGGACATTATGAGGATTAAAGAGACCCTTGCATTGGTGAGCTGCTGGCTGGTGTCACCTTTGGCTCTTGTGGGGCATTTGAGTGTGGCTCCCTGAGCTGGGGATTTGGGGTCAAGCCAGGGACAGGGTGTGGGGCCCTGGGTCTGCCCTTCCAGCTGAAGGGCCCTCGTGCTGGGACAACACAAGATCTGTGCCCTGAGTCTGCCACCACTGCCCTTCCCAGATGAAGAAGATGGAGGATGACATCAGAAAGCTGAGGGCGGATATGGCAAAGTGGAAAGAAGAGACCAATGAGCAGATCACTCAGCAAATGGAGTAAGAGGATGGGAGAGGGTTTTGTGCTCTGTAGGGCTGCAAAGAAGCCGAGGGGGCCTTGGAGCATCCTGGTTTGGGGGTAAGGGACATTGCCCGAGCAGCACTGGGAGGCTAagccagcccctgcccccaTCTCGCTGGCCAggtctgtgctgcagaagaCAAAGAGTGAGCTGAAGAagatggaggagcagcaggagatgaagaattccatgctggagcagctggtgaCTGAGACAGCCAACCAGCTGAATGCTCAGGTGAGGTGCTGGGGGAGCTCAGTGGAGGGGTCCTGAGAGGGTTCCAGCCACATCCCCCAGCTGGCTGGGGCCATCGAGCCCCACAGCACCCAGGTCTGTTCATTGCAACCAGTCAGCAGCGTGGAAGGAAATTAAAGCCTTGGTGTAAATGTCCTGTTGACAGTGAGGGCTCCTGGCCACAGGCTGAGTAACACGGATCTGTCTCTGTGGGGAAAACAGACTCCCTTTGCTCAGCACCACTCCTGTTCttcctccctggagcaggaccagcagctgctgcagcacatggaAGACTCATTTGGCAAGATTCAAAAGGAATACAAGAAACTCAGCTACATCTCGGAGAGTATCCAGACAGACTGTCAGATGAAGCAGAAAGCTATTGAGGTGGGTGGGTAAAAGTCCTATGGGGTCAGAGCATCCCCCAGGCAGACTCCAGGCAGGGGACCACAAGGAATCTGTCCCCCTGCCAAGCTGCTCACACCCTGTGGAGCTTCCAAGTGCCTTTCCTGGGGGTTTATCAGTAGGGGGACCAGGGGGTGCCAGGCTGGCCAGGAGGCAGCTCCAACCCTGCTGTGGTTTCATGGGATGCTTTCTGTgttgaaagatgctgttccagTCCTTGGAGaagctgaagaaggaaaaagtagaTGAGCAGAACATGTTGACAGCAATGGACATGGTAGAGTCTCGAGGGccctctgtgccagcccagggctTCCTGGGCAGGGTGACAAGTGCCCCTTGTCCCTTGGGGCCTGTTTGGCAAAAGTGACCTGGGAGAGGGAGGATTTCCAGACCAAGTGCAGGTCCCTTGCCCCTCCACGGAtgggactgaccccatggggGTGATGGGGTGACTGGGGCCACCCTGCCCTGAAAGGGGCATGATGGCATGAAGGGAGTGCTTCTCCCTCTGCCCCTGACAAtctctggccctgcctgtcATTCCTCAACCCTTTCCCCTCTTcactcctgcctttcccctctGCTAGAAAGCGGACAAAGATGCCTTGGGCAGCAAAGTGGATTGCACTCAGTTTGAGGCGAGCATGGAGGGGCTGGATCAGAGGCTGCGGAAGATTCAGGGCCAGATGTCAGGACAGAATCAGCACTGGAACGAGCTGCAGCAGAAGCTCAAGGACATGAAGGAAAACAAGGTGAGCGGTGCCTCGTCCCAGCTGTTAAAATTGGCACCTTTGGGTCTCGGCAGCCTGAGGGAGCATCCCTCTGAGGGTCCCCGTCCTGGATTTTCCCCGGAGCTGGCCATGacccctgccagggcagctggCTGAGGGTGTGCACCTGTCCACAGCTGGATCGTGGGGAGCTGAAGTATTTCAGAAATCGGTTAGAGGAGATCTGGAAGGGGAAGATGGAAGAACTTGAGAACAGGATCTTGGGTGACAGCGCCGCTGGGCTGAGGAAGtgagtgggatggggatggcaatggctttggggacagcgATGGTGCTgttccctccagctgtcccagaCAGTGCCCACGTGGTACCCTGGCACTGCACCAATTCAGCCACCAAAGGAACCGTGGCGATGCTGATGAAGCAGCTGCACCTTCTCCTtccaccagcagcaggttcTGCACAGGAAAGGAGGAATGAGGGGGGGGCAGCTGTGGGACAGAGCCCTCCCAAAGCAAAGGGGGCTGTGGCTGCAAAGGCTTCCAGAAGCAAGACTGGGAGATGGGCACTCCTTCCCCTGGCAGGGGTGTGACACGcagagccccagggctgggtggtgccctgccctcctggccaggCACAGGGGGGTCATTAGTGCTGCTGAAGGGCTGCAAGCAGTGCAAGGGCTGCTTGGGATGGCAGCGTGGGCCCTGTGCCCTTCAGCTGGCACCAGCCAGTGGGTTGGGGAATGGGGAGAAACCAGGCCCCACAGCCACGGTTGGCCCTGCAGACGCCGTGACTCCCTGCAGTGCCGTGCCCAGCACCTTGCTGCTGCCAGCGAGCCGCTGCCTGCGGGtgggcagggctgtgtcccCCAGGAGCTCAGCCAGCCCTTTTGTCTCCCCCTCCTTAGGCAGCTGCCAGTCCCTTTCACGTGCCTGTCCTGTGACCGCCCGGTCAAAACGCAGGTTCCTGGCCTGTGAGTATCCCCTCTGCTTTGGGGGGGCTGTGTGAGTGGGATGGGGCTCAATGGCTGCCAGGGGTgacctgctgtgccaggcacagggGTGAGGGTGTCTGCTTGGGAGGGTCTGACCCTGCTGAGCCCcctcctcagccctgcccaTCAAGAGGGGTTGTGGGTGCTCGTCCCCAAGGGCTGCAGGCAAGGGGTGCTGTGGGCTACAAGCCTGTGGTGTTTGGGGGCCGCGAGCAGGCGTGAGTGGTTTGTCTCCTGTCACCAACCTGTGGTTTCTGCCCTCCCCAGGTATCCTGAGACACTCCCATATTTTCAACCGCTGCCCCCCAGCAAGGATGCACAGCAAAGCCAAAGGTAGGGGACCTGATGACGCATCCCTGGCTCCTGGGGTGCAGGATAGCCCTGCCCTAGCAAGGAGAGCTCTTCTCTGCATGAGAGCAGACGCACCTTGTGGGCCTGAGCAGTGtaggggagcagagggagggctgTAGAAGGTCAGTGCttgccccagctctgggggttTTACTGCCCTCTTTCCACTGCCATGTCTAGCCCAGGACTCTGTCTCAAGGTCACTGAAACCACACGTGATGAGTTTTGTCTGGTCTCAGCCTGAGCTCAGGCTTGGGGTGGAGTAGGATGCCTCCTGTGAAAGCAATTCCCACAACCAAGCCCTGATcctgcctgggagaagggaggggacATTTGCCTtggaggggagctgggagggacacGTGCCACCAGGGAGCACCCCCtgatcccctccctgctgcaggagggtgaAGCCCAGGATGCCACAGTGCCGGGCACtgagcatccctgtgcccatcccacaGGAGAACAGTGGTCAATGGCAAGATCCCCCGAGTGGCCCCGAGCATCGGGAAccctcagagcagcagaagcCCCAGACAGCTCATCCAGGCTTCCCCCCGGAACAACGTGCGGCTGAAGAGCATCACAGCACTCCCCAGCAAGGTAGGGaaggcacagacacagcaggtGTGACTGAGGCTGGGAGGGTGAGGCTGAGTATGCAGGGGGAATCTGTGCCTTCAGGTgccccagggagagctgggctgggagggttgCTGGGGGAGGCTGAATTGAGccccagctgctctctccttcccagcctACTGTGATCAAGCTGCTGGGCAGCGATGGCAACATCTCCAAGGTTCAGAAGGACCAGACTCCTGTGGTGGACAGAGCACAGGATGAGCCAGGTATGGCCCTGTCGGACAcgggacagggaagggaaaggggactgTTTGTCTGCTGGGAGCAAGCAAAGCTTTTGTGTGCAGAACTGGGCAGGCTGCCATGGGGGTCTCAGGTCTGGAGTTGGATGGAAGAGGCAGAAGcgggatggagcaggaggacTGGCAGATGGGGTGACTGGGGTTGGAGGTGGAGCAAGGTGGGGGGATGGCCGTGGCCAGTGTGGGACAACAGCTTGTGTGCTGGTGGGTGGGTGGGGACCAGCACCCCCAACCCTGGGGTCTCTGGACAggcaggtgtccctgctgcctgccacGTCCTGGGCTGGCagcgctgccccagccaggggctgccccTGGGAAGTGGGAAGCTCACCCCTGCCCCTTGTCCCCAGGCCCTTCCACCTCACAGGACCACCGACCAGCCACGACCCACAGCCACGTCTCCCGAGCACCGGCGCTCGTCCAGACACTCCGGCCCCGCCAGACGTCGTCAGCCCCCAAACAGCTGGACAGGACTGGGTGCCCAGGGACGTCTTCTAAGCAGACACGGGACTTTGTGAAAATTGCCCTCAAACGGATGACTTTTTGATTTTATTAGGTTAATAAAAAACCTTCAAAATGCAGACAAAGCCTGGTCCCACCAGCCTCTCTCTTCCTCAGGCTCCCTGATGCTCCTCaacctttctcctccctcctgtctCTCTGCCACCAGACTGAGCACATCGTGCCCCGTGGCCAGGACTTGAGGCCAGCCTTAATCCCATGGAGCCTTGTGGGGCATCTCTGAGGATCTGGGGCCTGCTGTGGAaccaggagcagcccagggtgTGCTCAGGccctgggggctgcagagccctctGCCCCGGAGGGCTGGGAAGCCACAGGCACATCCCCGGAGAGcctggctggcactgctggggctgctggtcTCAGAGGCTGCCTGAAATCCTTCCAGCCGGCCTGGACGGCCcctcaggagcagggctgagccatGCCCGAGTGCCAGCCCTGATGGCagggcccagcagagctgtgccttcATCTGGGCACTGGCAGATTCCAAGCTCATCTGCCCGCTTCCTCCTGCGCTCCCTTTCTcgaggggcagcagcaggggctggcccACAGGGTTTCCTCTCCCCGGGGGCGGGCAGCCCCTTGCACACTCGTCCCTCTCAGGCCCCTGCAGGGCTTTAAGACTCGGACCCAGGGGGGTGAAGAACTGAGACAAGTTTTTTGGGGGGTCACAGACCCTTTTAtaaccaaacacaaaaagaaaaactttcctTATAAGGCAAAAAGTGTGACTGCAGTATCCAAGTGGCTGCTAGCTGTCACACAGGGAGACAGCAGTTTTCGGAGTTACAGCTCACTTCTGTAATGAGTTGCTCTGTTCTCTGCAAaggtctgggtttttttccaggctcTTGTGAGAAAtatctttaattaaaatttggAAGACGgccaaataaagtgaaacaaagaactttattaacagcgCGCTGGGTGCACCGAACTCATGATCTGGTTCGAGCACCCCtgactgggaggggacaggcCTTTTTAACATCTCTTGATTTACATAACCACTCTCTCACACCTCCCACGCCAggccctgctcccctctcctccaAAGGCAATCCTTGCCTTTTGGTACAGTTCACTGGTTGTTCCCATCCACCTATGAGGTTGTTTCCTGCCCCTTGCCGCATGGTTCCCTGGCAGTGAGCCCAAATTGGTCTCACTGCCTTACATGCTTTCCAATTGGCCTTCCTACTATCCTGGAAATCACTACTACCAGTAAACAAAACAGTAAGTCAGCAGTAGTAACAGTGATCAGAACAACCAGAACAATAAGCAAACAAGGCAGTAAGCAGCAGTCAGTAACAGTGACCAGAACAACATGCAACCCACCAGCTCCTGACCACAAAATGGCTCTTCAGTCTCTCCCAATGACCTCCAGGTATCTCAACCTGAGGTGACCGTGGAAATCCCTGCTTGTGATAAAACCGCCTTATTTATTTCTCACACTCTAATTCCCACAATtcccctctttttatttttttttaagaacacttGTTTAATTGTAAACGTTGTAAACATTTCAATAGGTatagtataaaaatataaaatacacatGTAAACCAATCCTAACTGCAATATATATTTAACTTATTATTTAACCCTTATCCCTTAGAGTGATCCCCAGAAGGTTAAAGCTTTGCATCAGGCTGTGGCAATGCTGGTTTAACCCATCTATTTTTGAACTAAAACCTGtagaaacatatatatataccgTTCTTTCCCATGTTATGGTGGAAAATGGTCTTTTCCACTGGCTTGGTTGCAAATTTTTGATTATAATTTGGGTTTTTCTCTGAGGTTTTACATCATTTGTgttcaatttaaattttttaagatAGACTTTGGCAATATGTTCCTTTGGGGTTTATCCtgcattcccccttttttgtttaaGGAGAGATCTTGAGGGTTAGTGTTGATAGAAGGTGTAGGCAAAGTTTGCTGTGCTTTATCTGAGGTATTATTTTTTGGATTTACACACATGTgggaaaaatccctcttttaaatttagaaagacGGCATAAGCTcagggaacaaagaaacaaggaagaattATTCAGCACGCAGGGTCTTCCTCTCACCGAATTTCTGGGGAAAAAGACCCTTTGGGTTTAATTTTCATACATTTTATAGTTACAcacccccccctttttttaGATAAGcttaataaattcatttttgcctaaaaaggtttcttttctctgaaaaagggCTTTCCCTCCTTCCCGATTGGCTGCTGGGCATCCTCTGTCAAAAATgatggatcttcctttgttcttagcccaaagagagagaagaaaccCCTGTGTACAAAATTCTCACATGGCCctaaaagattttaatttttttaggaacTTTTATATTTCCCTTATCCGGCCGAAAAAGACCCTGACATCCAGGTCTAGTCTGGGACTTGGATATCTTACAGCTTCGCGATatacctattaaaaaaaaagtatttttatttctcatacacacacacatacattcTTTCCATTCATGCAGGTGGCCACTTTTCACACATCCACACATATatgttctgtattttattctgtttctgcattgcctttt
This is a stretch of genomic DNA from Pseudopipra pipra isolate bDixPip1 chromosome 21, bDixPip1.hap1, whole genome shotgun sequence. It encodes these proteins:
- the LOC135425441 gene encoding glutamine-rich protein 2-like; amino-acid sequence: MATPLDTLSLSQLLDLAIGMPQNGAVHFAALRKLLQAVLGHLDVQYLTAQEPWTGELSGPSLAELAMGMKDMKQEIESCRKLISETVSQEIGEIKAEHSRVSEDIRKIQEAQAMAASKHLQEIDKLKAAQSRMAEDMKKVQEERDQAMAECQDLREEIDRIKATLSFMEEDIMRIKETLALMKKMEDDIRKLRADMAKWKEETNEQITQQMESVLQKTKSELKKMEEQQEMKNSMLEQLVTETANQLNAQDQQLLQHMEDSFGKIQKEYKKLSYISESIQTDCQMKQKAIEMLFQSLEKLKKEKVDEQNMLTAMDMKADKDALGSKVDCTQFEASMEGLDQRLRKIQGQMSGQNQHWNELQQKLKDMKENKLDRGELKYFRNRLEEIWKGKMEELENRILGDSAAGLRKQLPVPFTCLSCDRPVKTQVPGLYPETLPYFQPLPPSKDAQQSQRRTVVNGKIPRVAPSIGNPQSSRSPRQLIQASPRNNVRLKSITALPSKPTVIKLLGSDGNISKVQKDQTPVVDRAQDEPGPSTSQDHRPATTHSHVSRAPALVQTLRPRQTSSAPKQLDRTGCPGTSSKQTRDFVKIALKRMTF